From a single Solenopsis invicta isolate M01_SB chromosome 4, UNIL_Sinv_3.0, whole genome shotgun sequence genomic region:
- the LOC105200363 gene encoding protein hu-li tai shao isoform X4: MADTSQQALSEPHTNGVMDGLTEDEKSKMRPADIDADMREMERRKRVEMMMNSRIFREELERIIETQMRDGGAGPSGLLQQISDMMGAQGARFNGNVFKNSNCVLPINDIRGVESMGYAKGEKLLRCKLASVFRLLDLYGWTQGVGGQITARLNQDQEHFLVNPYGLLYHEVTASSLIKVDMQGAIVEQGTTNFGVHITSFQLHSTIHAARPDIKCIIHITTPSVTAVSSLKCGLLPIGQESIVIGEVSTHQYIGGSVEPEEREKIARNLGPINKVMLLTNRGALCCGETVEEAFFNVYNTVVACETQLKLMPAGVDNLSLISEESKKAIFEASRKPPIPQQQSSAVESSALAEKLEKRWRIGGAEFEALMRMLDNAGFRTGYIYRNPLVKGEPPRPRNDVEVPPAVSSLGYLLEEEELYKQGLWKGGRKGTDRSRWLNSPNVYQKVEILETGTPDPKKITKWVSDGSPTHSSTPVKIDGALQFVPKNTNPKEFKQLQQQIKDYRRAEKISAGPQSHILEGVSWEEAKKMQDATISGTGEQVVLVGAASKGIIQRGFQHNAMVYKTPYAKNPFDAVTDQELDQYKREVERKQKGDPYDESQSESEALSSFNISRATHESSTAKSPIQSPVSVTSETEEESRDEPRVLRIETKQVPAPSQPEVVLSDGENTVNGDHSDAHHSTFSHSSKEGSMSQDVSVSEESPKKEKKKKKGLRTPSFLKKKKEKKKSVEA; this comes from the exons ATGGCAGACACGAGCCAACAAGCATTGAGCGAGCCACACACGAACGGAGTGATGGACGGTTTAACGGAAGATGAAAAAAGCAAGATGAGACCCGCCGATATTGATGCG GATATGAGAGAAATGGAGAGGAGAAAGAGGGTCGAGATGATGATGAACTCACGAATCTTCCGGGAAGAGCTGGAACGTATAATTGAGACACAGATGAGGGACGGTGGTGCTGGACCCTCCGGTCTCCTGCAACAAATCTCTGACATGATGGGTGCACAGGGAGCCCGATTCAACGGCAATGTGTTCAAAA ATTCGAATTGCGTCTTGCCTATCAACGACATACGCGGCGTGGAAAGCATGGGATACGCCAAGGGTGAGAAATTGTTGCGGTGCAAGTTGGCATCGGTCTTCAGATTGCTCGATCTCTATGGATGGACGCAGGGCGTTGGCGGGCAGATCACCGCCCGTCTCAATCAGGATCAGGAGCACTTTTTGGTGAATCCTTACGGGCTACTCTACCACGAGGTCACCGCCTCGAGTTTGATCAAGGTGGACATGCAGGGCGCGATTGTCGAGCAGGGAACGACGAACTTCGGCGTGCACATCACCAGTTTCCAATTACACTCGACAATACACGCTGCGAGACCTGATATCAAGTGTATTATTCATATTACTACTCCGTCCGTTACCGCA GTTTCCTCCTTGAAGTGTGGTTTGTTACCAATCGGTCAGGAGAGCATAGTTATAGGCGAGGTGAGCACCCATCAGTACATAGGAGGTTCTGTCGAGCCGGAGGAACGGGAGAAAATCGCTAGAAACCTCGGGCCGATCAATAAGGTTATGCTTCTGACGAATCGTGGTGCCCTTTGCTGTGGAGAAACAGTGGAAGAGGCGTTCTTTAACGTTTACAATACCGTAGTCGCCTGCGAAACGCAGCTGAAGCTAATGCCCGCGGGCGTAGACAATCTAAGCCTTATTAGCGAGGAATCGAAAAAAGCTATATTCGAAGCGTCGCGAAAGCCACCGATCCCTCAGCAGCAGAGCTCAGCGGTAGAGTCGTCCGCTCTCGCGGAGAAACTTGAGAAACGCTGGAGAATCGGCGGCGCTGAATTCGAGGCCCTTATGAGAATGCTTGATAATGCT GGCTTCCGTACGGGCTACATATATAGAAATCCACTCGTAAAGGGAGAACCCCCGAGACCACGAAACGATGTTGAAGTTCCACCGGCCGTATCGTCCTTAGGATATCTGCTTGAAGAGGAAGAATTGTATAAGCAAGG GCTGTGGAAGGGCGGACGTAAAGGCACAGACAGATCCCGTTGGTTAAATTCGCCGAACGTTTACCAAAAGGTTGAGATCCTGGAAACTGGAACACCCGATCCGAAAAAAATCACCAAG TGGGTGTCTGATGGATCTCCTACCCATAGCAGCACACCAGTCAAGATAGACGGTGCTCTTCAGTTTGTTCCGAAAAATACCAACCCAAAGGAGTTCAAACAATTACAACAACAG ATTAAAGATTACCGACGAGCAGAGAAAATATCGGCTGGTCCGCAATCCCATATATTAGAAGGTGTATCATGGGAAGAAGCTAAGAAAATGCAG GACGCGACAATTAGTGGTACCGGAGAACAAGTAGTTTTAGTAGGGGCCGCTAGCAAGGGTATTATACAGCGTGGTTTCCAACACAATGCGATGGTGTACAAGACACCTTATGCCAAAAATCCTTTTGACGCCGTCACGGATCAAGAATTGGATCAGTACAAGAGAGAAGTCGAACGCAAACAGAAGGGAGATCCTT ACGATGAGTCACAATCAGAATCCGAGGCCTTGTCGTCCTTTAACATCAGTCGTGCGACGCATGAATCCAGCACTGCCAAGAGTCCTATTCAATCACCAGTTTCTGTTACTTCGGAAACAGAGGAGGAGAGTAGAGACG AACCCCGAGTATTGCGAATAGAAACGAAACAAGTGCCTGCGCCGAGTCAACCCGAAGTTGTGTTAAGCGATG
- the LOC105200363 gene encoding protein hu-li tai shao isoform X7: MADTSQQALSEPHTNGVMDGLTEDEKSKMRPADIDADMREMERRKRVEMMMNSRIFREELERIIETQMRDGGAGPSGLLQQISDMMGAQGARFNGNVFKNSNCVLPINDIRGVESMGYAKGEKLLRCKLASVFRLLDLYGWTQGVGGQITARLNQDQEHFLVNPYGLLYHEVTASSLIKVDMQGAIVEQGTTNFGVHITSFQLHSTIHAARPDIKCIIHITTPSVTAVSSLKCGLLPIGQESIVIGEVSTHQYIGGSVEPEEREKIARNLGPINKVMLLTNRGALCCGETVEEAFFNVYNTVVACETQLKLMPAGVDNLSLISEESKKAIFEASRKPPIPQQQSSAVESSALAEKLEKRWRIGGAEFEALMRMLDNAGFRTGYIYRNPLVKGEPPRPRNDVEVPPAVSSLGYLLEEEELYKQGLWKGGRKGTDRSRWLNSPNVYQKVEILETGTPDPKKITKWVSDGSPTHSSTPVKIDGALQFVPKNTNPKEFKQLQQQIKDYRRAEKISAGPQSHILEGVSWEEAKKMQDATISGTGEQVVLVGAASKGIIQRGFQHNAMVYKTPYAKNPFDAVTDQELDQYKREVERKQKGDPYDESQSESEALSSFNISRATHESSTAKSPIQSPVSVTSETEEESRDEPRVLRIETKQVPAPSQPEVVLSDGENTVNGDHSDAHHSTFSHSSKETLPQAKASRKK, translated from the exons ATGGCAGACACGAGCCAACAAGCATTGAGCGAGCCACACACGAACGGAGTGATGGACGGTTTAACGGAAGATGAAAAAAGCAAGATGAGACCCGCCGATATTGATGCG GATATGAGAGAAATGGAGAGGAGAAAGAGGGTCGAGATGATGATGAACTCACGAATCTTCCGGGAAGAGCTGGAACGTATAATTGAGACACAGATGAGGGACGGTGGTGCTGGACCCTCCGGTCTCCTGCAACAAATCTCTGACATGATGGGTGCACAGGGAGCCCGATTCAACGGCAATGTGTTCAAAA ATTCGAATTGCGTCTTGCCTATCAACGACATACGCGGCGTGGAAAGCATGGGATACGCCAAGGGTGAGAAATTGTTGCGGTGCAAGTTGGCATCGGTCTTCAGATTGCTCGATCTCTATGGATGGACGCAGGGCGTTGGCGGGCAGATCACCGCCCGTCTCAATCAGGATCAGGAGCACTTTTTGGTGAATCCTTACGGGCTACTCTACCACGAGGTCACCGCCTCGAGTTTGATCAAGGTGGACATGCAGGGCGCGATTGTCGAGCAGGGAACGACGAACTTCGGCGTGCACATCACCAGTTTCCAATTACACTCGACAATACACGCTGCGAGACCTGATATCAAGTGTATTATTCATATTACTACTCCGTCCGTTACCGCA GTTTCCTCCTTGAAGTGTGGTTTGTTACCAATCGGTCAGGAGAGCATAGTTATAGGCGAGGTGAGCACCCATCAGTACATAGGAGGTTCTGTCGAGCCGGAGGAACGGGAGAAAATCGCTAGAAACCTCGGGCCGATCAATAAGGTTATGCTTCTGACGAATCGTGGTGCCCTTTGCTGTGGAGAAACAGTGGAAGAGGCGTTCTTTAACGTTTACAATACCGTAGTCGCCTGCGAAACGCAGCTGAAGCTAATGCCCGCGGGCGTAGACAATCTAAGCCTTATTAGCGAGGAATCGAAAAAAGCTATATTCGAAGCGTCGCGAAAGCCACCGATCCCTCAGCAGCAGAGCTCAGCGGTAGAGTCGTCCGCTCTCGCGGAGAAACTTGAGAAACGCTGGAGAATCGGCGGCGCTGAATTCGAGGCCCTTATGAGAATGCTTGATAATGCT GGCTTCCGTACGGGCTACATATATAGAAATCCACTCGTAAAGGGAGAACCCCCGAGACCACGAAACGATGTTGAAGTTCCACCGGCCGTATCGTCCTTAGGATATCTGCTTGAAGAGGAAGAATTGTATAAGCAAGG GCTGTGGAAGGGCGGACGTAAAGGCACAGACAGATCCCGTTGGTTAAATTCGCCGAACGTTTACCAAAAGGTTGAGATCCTGGAAACTGGAACACCCGATCCGAAAAAAATCACCAAG TGGGTGTCTGATGGATCTCCTACCCATAGCAGCACACCAGTCAAGATAGACGGTGCTCTTCAGTTTGTTCCGAAAAATACCAACCCAAAGGAGTTCAAACAATTACAACAACAG ATTAAAGATTACCGACGAGCAGAGAAAATATCGGCTGGTCCGCAATCCCATATATTAGAAGGTGTATCATGGGAAGAAGCTAAGAAAATGCAG GACGCGACAATTAGTGGTACCGGAGAACAAGTAGTTTTAGTAGGGGCCGCTAGCAAGGGTATTATACAGCGTGGTTTCCAACACAATGCGATGGTGTACAAGACACCTTATGCCAAAAATCCTTTTGACGCCGTCACGGATCAAGAATTGGATCAGTACAAGAGAGAAGTCGAACGCAAACAGAAGGGAGATCCTT ACGATGAGTCACAATCAGAATCCGAGGCCTTGTCGTCCTTTAACATCAGTCGTGCGACGCATGAATCCAGCACTGCCAAGAGTCCTATTCAATCACCAGTTTCTGTTACTTCGGAAACAGAGGAGGAGAGTAGAGACG AACCCCGAGTATTGCGAATAGAAACGAAACAAGTGCCTGCGCCGAGTCAACCCGAAGTTGTGTTAAGCGATG
- the LOC105200363 gene encoding protein hu-li tai shao isoform X5: MADTSQQALSEPHTNGVMDGLTEDEKSKMRPADIDADMREMERRKRVEMMMNSRIFREELERIIETQMRDGGAGPSGLLQQISDMMGAQGARFNGNVFKNSNCVLPINDIRGVESMGYAKGEKLLRCKLASVFRLLDLYGWTQGVGGQITARLNQDQEHFLVNPYGLLYHEVTASSLIKVDMQGAIVEQGTTNFGVHITSFQLHSTIHAARPDIKCIIHITTPSVTAVSSLKCGLLPIGQESIVIGEVSTHQYIGGSVEPEEREKIARNLGPINKVMLLTNRGALCCGETVEEAFFNVYNTVVACETQLKLMPAGVDNLSLISEESKKAIFEASRKPPIPQQQSSAVESSALAEKLEKRWRIGGAEFEALMRMLDNAGFRTGYIYRNPLVKGEPPRPRNDVEVPPAVSSLGYLLEEEELYKQGLWKGGRKGTDRSRWLNSPNVYQKVEILETGTPDPKKITKWVSDGSPTHSSTPVKIDGALQFVPKNTNPKEFKQLQQQIKDYRRAEKISAGPQSHILEGVSWEEAKKMQDATISGTGEQVVLVGAASKGIIQRGFQHNAMVYKTPYAKNPFDAVTDQELDQYKREVERKQKGDPYDESQSESEALSSFNISRATHESSTAKSPIQSPVSVTSETEEESRDEPRVLRIETKQVPAPSQPEVVLSDGENTVNGDHSDAHHSTFSHSSKEDVSVSEESPKKEKKKKKGLRTPSFLKKKKEKKKSVEA, from the exons ATGGCAGACACGAGCCAACAAGCATTGAGCGAGCCACACACGAACGGAGTGATGGACGGTTTAACGGAAGATGAAAAAAGCAAGATGAGACCCGCCGATATTGATGCG GATATGAGAGAAATGGAGAGGAGAAAGAGGGTCGAGATGATGATGAACTCACGAATCTTCCGGGAAGAGCTGGAACGTATAATTGAGACACAGATGAGGGACGGTGGTGCTGGACCCTCCGGTCTCCTGCAACAAATCTCTGACATGATGGGTGCACAGGGAGCCCGATTCAACGGCAATGTGTTCAAAA ATTCGAATTGCGTCTTGCCTATCAACGACATACGCGGCGTGGAAAGCATGGGATACGCCAAGGGTGAGAAATTGTTGCGGTGCAAGTTGGCATCGGTCTTCAGATTGCTCGATCTCTATGGATGGACGCAGGGCGTTGGCGGGCAGATCACCGCCCGTCTCAATCAGGATCAGGAGCACTTTTTGGTGAATCCTTACGGGCTACTCTACCACGAGGTCACCGCCTCGAGTTTGATCAAGGTGGACATGCAGGGCGCGATTGTCGAGCAGGGAACGACGAACTTCGGCGTGCACATCACCAGTTTCCAATTACACTCGACAATACACGCTGCGAGACCTGATATCAAGTGTATTATTCATATTACTACTCCGTCCGTTACCGCA GTTTCCTCCTTGAAGTGTGGTTTGTTACCAATCGGTCAGGAGAGCATAGTTATAGGCGAGGTGAGCACCCATCAGTACATAGGAGGTTCTGTCGAGCCGGAGGAACGGGAGAAAATCGCTAGAAACCTCGGGCCGATCAATAAGGTTATGCTTCTGACGAATCGTGGTGCCCTTTGCTGTGGAGAAACAGTGGAAGAGGCGTTCTTTAACGTTTACAATACCGTAGTCGCCTGCGAAACGCAGCTGAAGCTAATGCCCGCGGGCGTAGACAATCTAAGCCTTATTAGCGAGGAATCGAAAAAAGCTATATTCGAAGCGTCGCGAAAGCCACCGATCCCTCAGCAGCAGAGCTCAGCGGTAGAGTCGTCCGCTCTCGCGGAGAAACTTGAGAAACGCTGGAGAATCGGCGGCGCTGAATTCGAGGCCCTTATGAGAATGCTTGATAATGCT GGCTTCCGTACGGGCTACATATATAGAAATCCACTCGTAAAGGGAGAACCCCCGAGACCACGAAACGATGTTGAAGTTCCACCGGCCGTATCGTCCTTAGGATATCTGCTTGAAGAGGAAGAATTGTATAAGCAAGG GCTGTGGAAGGGCGGACGTAAAGGCACAGACAGATCCCGTTGGTTAAATTCGCCGAACGTTTACCAAAAGGTTGAGATCCTGGAAACTGGAACACCCGATCCGAAAAAAATCACCAAG TGGGTGTCTGATGGATCTCCTACCCATAGCAGCACACCAGTCAAGATAGACGGTGCTCTTCAGTTTGTTCCGAAAAATACCAACCCAAAGGAGTTCAAACAATTACAACAACAG ATTAAAGATTACCGACGAGCAGAGAAAATATCGGCTGGTCCGCAATCCCATATATTAGAAGGTGTATCATGGGAAGAAGCTAAGAAAATGCAG GACGCGACAATTAGTGGTACCGGAGAACAAGTAGTTTTAGTAGGGGCCGCTAGCAAGGGTATTATACAGCGTGGTTTCCAACACAATGCGATGGTGTACAAGACACCTTATGCCAAAAATCCTTTTGACGCCGTCACGGATCAAGAATTGGATCAGTACAAGAGAGAAGTCGAACGCAAACAGAAGGGAGATCCTT ACGATGAGTCACAATCAGAATCCGAGGCCTTGTCGTCCTTTAACATCAGTCGTGCGACGCATGAATCCAGCACTGCCAAGAGTCCTATTCAATCACCAGTTTCTGTTACTTCGGAAACAGAGGAGGAGAGTAGAGACG AACCCCGAGTATTGCGAATAGAAACGAAACAAGTGCCTGCGCCGAGTCAACCCGAAGTTGTGTTAAGCGATG